A portion of the Nitratidesulfovibrio termitidis HI1 genome contains these proteins:
- the secD gene encoding protein translocase subunit SecD, with translation MKEGFRWRLAVVLAVLLFGAAYVLPSLPGIKSSPLGRFLPDSTISLGLDLMGGIHLTLGVEVEKAVENSLTQMGQDIRTSARDKEVFVLRPRVMPGDRIEFVLAKAEQREVLGELLAKQFPQLSVAAPQTTDDGQLRYVATMKPEYRKTISDMALEQAVKTIRNRIDQFGVAEPDIRKQQDNRIQIQLPGLSDPQRAIQIIGQTAHLEFHIVRDDVDAEKAARGILPPGTEVRTMIRRGANGSQSETPIVVDKEAVLTGEYVADARPGFDNFNQAYVMLTFNSRGAAMFERITQENVRKRLAIVLDGKVYSAPVIQEKIGGGRASITGKFSTAEAQDLAIVLRAGSLPAPVTVLEERTVGPSLGQESIDKGILAAAVGGVVVMVFMVVYYGVSGLIADVMLSFTVLLILAGMAAFGATLTLPGLAGIVLTLGMAVDANVLIYERIREEMRKGHTALSAIHEGFDRATLAITDSNLTTIIAAAILYQFGTGPVRGFAVTLSLGIIASMFTAIFVSRVVFQAWMGRSGDKRLSI, from the coding sequence ATGAAAGAGGGTTTCCGCTGGAGACTCGCCGTGGTGCTGGCCGTGCTGCTGTTCGGCGCGGCCTATGTGCTGCCGAGCCTGCCGGGCATCAAGTCTTCGCCGCTGGGCAGGTTTCTGCCCGACAGCACCATAAGCCTCGGGCTCGACCTCATGGGCGGCATCCACCTGACGCTCGGCGTGGAGGTGGAGAAGGCCGTGGAAAATTCGCTGACCCAGATGGGCCAGGACATCCGCACCTCGGCGCGCGACAAGGAAGTTTTCGTGCTGCGCCCGCGCGTGATGCCCGGCGACCGCATCGAATTCGTGCTGGCCAAGGCCGAACAGCGCGAGGTGCTGGGCGAACTGCTGGCCAAGCAGTTCCCGCAGCTCAGCGTTGCCGCGCCGCAGACCACCGATGACGGGCAGCTGCGCTACGTGGCCACCATGAAGCCTGAATATCGCAAGACCATCAGCGATATGGCGCTGGAGCAGGCGGTCAAGACCATCCGCAACCGCATCGACCAGTTCGGCGTGGCCGAGCCGGACATCCGCAAGCAGCAGGACAATCGCATCCAGATCCAGCTGCCCGGCCTGAGCGATCCGCAGCGCGCCATCCAGATCATTGGCCAGACGGCCCACCTGGAATTCCACATCGTGCGAGACGACGTGGACGCGGAAAAGGCCGCGCGCGGCATTCTGCCGCCCGGCACCGAGGTGCGCACCATGATCCGGCGCGGCGCCAACGGCAGCCAGTCCGAAACGCCCATCGTGGTGGACAAGGAAGCGGTGCTGACCGGCGAATACGTGGCCGACGCGCGGCCCGGCTTCGACAATTTCAACCAGGCCTACGTGATGCTGACCTTCAACAGCCGCGGCGCGGCCATGTTCGAACGCATCACCCAGGAAAACGTGCGCAAGCGCCTGGCCATCGTGCTGGACGGCAAGGTCTACTCCGCGCCGGTGATCCAGGAAAAGATCGGCGGCGGTCGCGCCAGCATCACCGGCAAGTTCTCCACGGCGGAAGCGCAGGACCTTGCCATCGTGCTGCGCGCGGGTTCGCTGCCCGCTCCGGTGACCGTGCTTGAAGAACGCACCGTCGGTCCTTCGCTGGGTCAGGAATCCATCGACAAGGGCATTCTGGCGGCCGCGGTCGGCGGCGTGGTGGTGATGGTGTTCATGGTGGTGTACTACGGCGTGTCCGGCCTTATCGCCGACGTCATGCTGAGCTTCACCGTGCTGCTCATCCTTGCGGGCATGGCGGCCTTCGGGGCCACCCTGACCCTGCCGGGCCTTGCGGGCATCGTGCTGACCCTGGGCATGGCCGTGGACGCCAACGTGCTGATCTACGAACGCATCCGCGAAGAAATGCGCAAGGGGCACACCGCCCTTTCCGCCATTCACGAAGGCTTCGACCGGGCCACCCTGGCCATCACCGACTCGAACCTGACCACCATCATCGCGGCGGCCATCCTGTACCAGTTCGGCACGGGGCCCGTGCGCGGCTTTGCCGTCACGCTGTCGCTCGGCATCATCGCGTCCATGTTCACGGCCATCTTCGTCTCTCGGGTGGTCTTCCAGGCCTGGATGGGCCGTTCGGGCGACAAACGCCTCAGCATATAG
- the yajC gene encoding preprotein translocase subunit YajC, whose translation MFWTNVAHAMGAGQSAGGGANPIASFVPLILMFAIFYFLLIRPQQKKAKEHKAMLESIKKGDNVVTAGGIYARVFEVQDDVLVLDLGETKVRVGRSFVSAVIDPRAKKEEKKAAKGADKKEDGKDGQK comes from the coding sequence ATGTTCTGGACCAACGTGGCGCATGCCATGGGCGCGGGTCAGTCGGCAGGCGGCGGTGCCAACCCCATCGCGTCTTTCGTGCCCCTGATTTTGATGTTCGCCATTTTCTACTTTCTCCTGATTCGTCCCCAGCAGAAGAAGGCCAAGGAACACAAGGCCATGCTGGAGTCCATCAAGAAGGGCGACAACGTGGTGACCGCCGGGGGCATCTACGCCCGCGTGTTCGAAGTGCAGGACGACGTGCTGGTGCTCGACCTTGGCGAAACCAAGGTCCGCGTGGGCCGTTCCTTCGTCAGCGCGGTCATCGACCCCAGGGCGAAGAAGGAAGAAAAGAAGGCCGCCAAGGGCGCGGACAAGAAGGAAGACGGGAAGGACGGGCAGAAGTAG
- a CDS encoding cation:proton antiporter, protein MPHNIDLILTLAGGLTAALALGFITQKLRLSPIVGYLLAGMVVGPYSPGFVADADTATQFAELGVILLMFGVGLHFHLKDLMAVRSVAVPGAIVQIAAATVLGMLATHFFGWSWTAGAVFGMAISVASTVVLTRVLADNRAMHTPVGHVAIGWLVVEDLFTILVLVLLPALFPPATASGGAVGASVSVWTTLGATTLKLGALVVFTLVAGQRLIPLLLGYVARTGTRDLFTLAVLVLALGIAVGAAEFFGASMALGAFLAGMVVGQSDFSARAAAEALPMRDAFAVLFFVSVGMLFDPASLATGWPLMLVTLGIVLLGKPLAALLVVLVLGHPLRKAVSVAVALAQIGEFSFILASLGTALGVLPPEAGNAMVVAAVVSITINPLLYKGIDPLMKSLARRGIGVARPAAGDGPVPVPDDDAHRVVLIGYGPVGRAIARILRDNDMDVVVVEMNIDTVRELHEQAELEAAHLNAQDEADDGRAGDAAGGDASDNSGSSAGHPLRPLHAVHGDATQAEILRHAGLEDAEALIISTATAPAREIIEVARGVNPDVRILIHTTYLREAEALRAGGAEVVFSGEGAVALALSTFLLRELGATDEQVETERRRIRRDFC, encoded by the coding sequence ATGCCTCACAACATCGACCTCATCCTGACCCTGGCGGGCGGGCTTACCGCCGCGCTGGCCCTTGGTTTCATCACCCAGAAGCTGCGCCTGTCGCCCATCGTGGGCTATCTGCTGGCGGGCATGGTGGTGGGGCCGTATTCGCCCGGTTTCGTGGCCGATGCGGACACGGCCACCCAGTTTGCCGAATTGGGCGTGATCCTGCTGATGTTCGGGGTGGGGCTGCATTTTCATCTCAAGGATCTGATGGCCGTGCGTTCCGTGGCCGTGCCGGGGGCCATCGTGCAGATTGCCGCCGCCACCGTGCTGGGCATGCTGGCCACGCATTTCTTCGGCTGGTCGTGGACGGCGGGTGCCGTGTTCGGCATGGCCATTTCGGTGGCCAGCACCGTGGTGCTTACCCGCGTGCTGGCCGACAACCGGGCCATGCACACCCCCGTGGGGCACGTGGCCATCGGCTGGCTGGTGGTGGAGGACCTGTTCACCATCCTTGTGCTGGTGCTGCTGCCCGCGCTGTTTCCGCCCGCCACGGCGTCTGGCGGTGCAGTGGGTGCGTCCGTTTCGGTGTGGACCACCCTGGGCGCCACCACCCTGAAACTGGGCGCCCTGGTGGTATTCACCCTGGTGGCAGGGCAGCGACTGATTCCGTTGCTGCTGGGCTACGTGGCCCGTACGGGCACGCGCGACCTGTTCACCCTGGCCGTGCTGGTGCTGGCGCTGGGCATTGCCGTGGGCGCGGCGGAATTCTTCGGCGCATCCATGGCGCTGGGGGCGTTTCTTGCCGGGATGGTTGTCGGCCAGTCCGACTTCAGCGCCCGCGCGGCGGCAGAGGCGCTGCCCATGCGCGACGCCTTTGCGGTGCTGTTCTTCGTGTCCGTGGGCATGCTGTTCGACCCTGCCTCGCTGGCCACCGGCTGGCCGCTGATGCTGGTCACCCTCGGCATCGTGCTGCTGGGCAAACCGCTGGCTGCCCTGCTGGTGGTGCTGGTGCTGGGGCACCCCCTGCGCAAGGCCGTATCCGTGGCCGTGGCGCTGGCCCAGATCGGCGAATTCTCGTTCATTCTCGCGTCGCTGGGCACGGCGCTGGGCGTGTTGCCGCCAGAGGCGGGCAACGCCATGGTGGTGGCTGCGGTGGTGTCCATCACCATCAATCCTCTGTTGTACAAGGGGATCGATCCTCTGATGAAGTCGCTGGCACGCCGGGGCATCGGCGTGGCGCGTCCGGCTGCGGGGGATGGCCCCGTGCCGGTGCCCGACGACGATGCCCACCGCGTGGTGCTGATCGGCTACGGCCCGGTGGGACGGGCCATTGCCCGCATCCTGCGCGACAACGACATGGACGTGGTGGTGGTGGAAATGAACATCGACACGGTGCGCGAACTGCACGAGCAGGCCGAGCTCGAGGCGGCGCATCTGAACGCGCAGGATGAGGCCGACGACGGCAGGGCGGGTGACGCTGCCGGCGGTGATGCTTCAGACAACTCCGGCAGCAGCGCAGGGCACCCCCTGCGCCCCCTGCATGCCGTGCACGGCGATGCCACCCAGGCCGAAATACTGCGTCATGCGGGGCTGGAAGACGCAGAGGCGCTGATCATTTCCACGGCGACGGCCCCCGCGCGTGAAATCATCGAGGTGGCGCGCGGGGTCAATCCCGACGTACGCATCCTCATCCACACCACCTACCTGCGCGAGGCAGAGGCCCTGCGCGCGGGCGGGGCGGAGGTGGTCTTTTCCGGCGAAGGGGCGGTGGCCCTGGCGCTGTCCACCTTCCTGCTGCGCGAACTGGGCGCCACCGACGAACAGGTGGAGACAGAGCGCAGGCGCATCCGCCGCGACTTCTGCTGA
- a CDS encoding class II glutamine amidotransferase, which translates to MQAPRDFWHFDKDISGCGVFGIIDRARRLIPGSEPIAAMCTMHDRGNGLGGGFAAYGIYPDRADWYAFHLMCDDRDALERAEGVIKQFHDIRHSEPIPTRKVASVKNPPVVWRFFVTPKSNRPAWATGDEADYMVGTVMHINTKVPGVFVFSSGKDMGAFKGVGFPEDIADFFRLDEYHAHMWTGHNRFPTNTPGWWGGAHPFTLLDWAIVHNGEISSYGINKRYLCQHGYECTLMTDTEVVAYLIDMLIRKHGLTKREASWVFAPPFWDEVDRMPEAEREAFKALRMVYGSALLNGPFAILVTDSNGMMGLNDRVKLRPLVVAEKGDRVFMSSEESSIREVCRDLDRVWAPKAGQPVIIDYLPQGGAA; encoded by the coding sequence ATGCAGGCTCCACGCGATTTCTGGCATTTCGATAAGGACATTTCCGGCTGCGGCGTGTTCGGCATCATCGACCGGGCGCGGCGGCTCATACCGGGGTCGGAGCCCATTGCGGCCATGTGCACCATGCACGACCGGGGCAACGGTCTGGGCGGCGGCTTTGCGGCCTACGGCATCTATCCGGACCGGGCGGACTGGTACGCCTTTCACCTGATGTGCGACGACCGCGATGCGCTGGAGCGGGCGGAAGGCGTCATCAAGCAGTTCCACGACATCCGCCATTCCGAGCCCATCCCCACCCGCAAGGTGGCCAGCGTGAAGAACCCGCCCGTGGTCTGGCGTTTCTTCGTCACGCCCAAGTCCAACCGGCCCGCCTGGGCCACCGGGGACGAGGCCGACTACATGGTGGGCACGGTGATGCACATCAACACCAAGGTGCCCGGCGTGTTCGTGTTCTCCAGCGGCAAGGACATGGGGGCCTTCAAGGGGGTGGGCTTTCCCGAGGATATCGCCGACTTCTTCCGGCTGGATGAATACCACGCCCACATGTGGACCGGGCACAACCGCTTTCCCACCAACACGCCCGGCTGGTGGGGCGGGGCGCACCCGTTCACCCTGCTGGACTGGGCCATCGTGCACAACGGCGAAATCTCGTCCTACGGCATCAACAAGCGCTACCTGTGCCAGCACGGCTACGAGTGCACCCTGATGACCGACACCGAGGTGGTGGCCTATCTGATCGACATGCTGATCCGCAAGCACGGCCTGACCAAGCGCGAAGCCAGCTGGGTGTTCGCGCCGCCGTTCTGGGACGAGGTGGACCGCATGCCCGAGGCGGAGCGCGAGGCCTTCAAGGCCCTGCGCATGGTCTACGGTTCGGCCCTGCTCAACGGTCCTTTCGCCATTCTGGTGACGGACTCCAACGGCATGATGGGCCTCAACGACCGGGTCAAGCTGCGTCCGTTGGTAGTAGCCGAAAAGGGCGACCGGGTGTTCATGTCCAGCGAGGAAAGCTCCATCCGCGAGGTCTGCCGCGACCTTGACCGGGTCTGGGCGCCCAAGGCGGGCCAGCCCGTGATCATCGACTACCTGCCGCAGGGGGGTGCAGCATGA
- a CDS encoding glutamate synthase-related protein, protein MHVKPISQHFNDFVIERERARCINCEVCVRQCSYEAHFWDEARQFVVHDSARCVGCHRCAAMCPTSCLTIRKKPSDFRDNSLWTSTYIKHIFKQADTGGVLLSGMGNPQPKPIYWDNMLLDASQVTNPSIDPLREPMELRTFLGAKPDAVDFIHTPEGPRLKQPLPPQLQLEYPIMFAAMSFGAINFNLHVAMARAATELGICYNTGEGGLHPDLYQYGANTIVQVASGRFGVHKDYLNAGAAVEIKVGQGAKPGIGGHLPGEKIDEEVSRTRMVPQGSDAISPAPHHDIYSIEDLLQLIYAIKESTRYRVPVAVKIAAVHNAPAIASGIVRAGADIVVIDGFRGGTGAAPTMIRDNVGIPIELALASVDNRLRDEGIRNHASLVVAGGVRCSADVVKAIALGADAVYIGTAALVAVGCTLCGRCYTGKCPWGIATNAAQLKKRQNPDVAAQRMANLVRAWGHEIQEMLGGMGLNSIESLRGNRDKLRGVGLNEVELNVLGIKHAGL, encoded by the coding sequence GTGCATGTGAAGCCCATCAGCCAGCATTTCAACGACTTCGTCATCGAGCGCGAACGCGCCCGGTGCATCAACTGTGAAGTCTGCGTGCGCCAGTGTTCGTACGAGGCCCACTTCTGGGACGAGGCGCGCCAGTTCGTGGTGCACGACAGCGCCCGCTGCGTGGGCTGCCACCGCTGCGCGGCCATGTGCCCCACCAGTTGCCTGACCATCCGCAAGAAACCGTCGGACTTCCGCGACAACTCGCTGTGGACGTCCACCTACATCAAGCACATCTTCAAGCAGGCCGACACCGGCGGGGTGCTGCTGTCCGGCATGGGCAACCCGCAGCCCAAGCCCATCTACTGGGACAACATGCTGCTGGACGCCAGCCAGGTGACCAACCCCTCCATCGATCCGCTGCGCGAGCCCATGGAACTGCGCACCTTTCTGGGGGCCAAGCCTGACGCCGTGGATTTCATTCACACCCCCGAAGGCCCGCGCCTGAAGCAGCCCCTGCCGCCGCAACTGCAGCTGGAATACCCCATCATGTTCGCGGCCATGTCGTTCGGAGCCATCAACTTCAATCTGCACGTGGCCATGGCCCGCGCGGCCACCGAACTCGGCATCTGCTACAACACCGGCGAAGGCGGCCTGCACCCGGACCTGTACCAGTACGGGGCCAACACCATCGTGCAGGTGGCTTCCGGCCGGTTCGGCGTGCACAAGGACTACCTGAACGCCGGGGCCGCCGTGGAAATCAAGGTGGGGCAGGGGGCCAAGCCGGGCATTGGCGGGCACCTGCCCGGCGAGAAGATTGACGAGGAAGTCTCGCGCACCCGCATGGTGCCGCAAGGCTCCGACGCCATCTCGCCCGCGCCGCACCACGACATCTATTCCATCGAAGACCTGCTCCAGCTCATCTACGCCATCAAGGAATCCACCCGCTACCGGGTGCCCGTGGCCGTGAAGATCGCTGCCGTGCACAACGCCCCGGCCATTGCGTCCGGCATCGTGCGTGCCGGGGCGGACATCGTGGTCATCGACGGCTTCCGGGGCGGCACGGGCGCGGCCCCCACCATGATCCGCGACAACGTGGGCATTCCCATCGAACTGGCCTTGGCCTCGGTGGACAACCGCCTGCGCGACGAGGGCATCCGCAACCATGCCTCGCTGGTGGTGGCCGGGGGCGTGCGGTGCAGCGCCGACGTGGTGAAAGCCATCGCCCTTGGGGCCGACGCCGTGTACATCGGCACCGCCGCGCTGGTGGCCGTGGGCTGCACCCTGTGCGGCCGCTGCTACACCGGCAAGTGCCCGTGGGGCATCGCCACCAACGCCGCGCAGCTCAAGAAGCGCCAGAATCCAGATGTGGCCGCGCAGCGCATGGCCAACCTGGTCCGGGCCTGGGGCCACGAGATTCAGGAAATGCTGGGCGGCATGGGGCTGAACTCCATCGAAAGTCTGCGCGGCAACCGCGACAAGTTGCGGGGCGTGGGGCTGAACGAGGTGGAGCTCAATGTCCTGGGCATCAAGCACGCTGGGCTGTAG
- a CDS encoding alpha/beta hydrolase, producing the protein MRVGCLLVHGFTGAPFEMEPLVDPLAEIGCVVRNIRLPGHDTSFEDFRRTVFADWVAHAEDEYRALEREVDAVVPIGLSMGGAIALHLAQVFRPLGVVALAAPMYVYRIIPWRMKDWRLPLVGLLRHVRPVWPSAPRSEVARVVAPWRGYEEATALPQLHSLIVGAAGVRRGLGRVTAPLLVMQARGDATVHYSNALHIAAHVASPDVTLKLFDIADRRAGHHVITTHTECRDRVSGAVRDFVQGLFS; encoded by the coding sequence ATGCGCGTGGGATGCTTGCTGGTGCACGGATTTACCGGTGCGCCCTTTGAAATGGAGCCGCTGGTCGACCCATTGGCCGAGATCGGCTGCGTGGTGCGCAACATCCGCCTGCCGGGGCACGACACCTCGTTCGAGGACTTTCGGCGCACCGTGTTCGCGGATTGGGTGGCCCACGCGGAAGACGAGTACCGCGCGCTGGAGCGCGAGGTGGATGCGGTGGTGCCCATCGGTCTTTCCATGGGCGGCGCCATCGCCCTGCACCTGGCCCAGGTGTTCCGCCCCCTGGGCGTGGTGGCGCTGGCAGCCCCCATGTACGTGTACCGCATCATACCGTGGCGCATGAAGGACTGGCGGCTGCCGCTGGTGGGGCTGCTGCGTCATGTGCGCCCGGTGTGGCCATCCGCCCCGCGCAGCGAGGTTGCGCGCGTCGTTGCCCCTTGGCGCGGCTATGAAGAAGCCACGGCCTTGCCGCAACTGCACAGCCTTATCGTGGGGGCAGCCGGTGTGCGCAGGGGGCTTGGTCGGGTGACGGCGCCACTGTTGGTGATGCAGGCGCGCGGCGACGCCACCGTGCACTACTCCAACGCCCTGCACATTGCCGCCCACGTGGCCTCGCCTGACGTGACCCTGAAGCTGTTCGACATCGCGGACAGGCGCGCCGGGCACCACGTCATCACCACGCATACGGAATGTCGCGACAGGGTGAGCGGGGCGGTGCGGGATTTCGTGCAGGGCCTTTTTTCTTAG
- a CDS encoding amidohydrolase family protein, with the protein MTRPCDILIQAACIVTQDAMRTVIEDGALAVADGTVLAVGPRDAVAAAHTPARVLDLGNTLVMPGLVNAHTHAAMTFLRGVADDLPLMDWLTQHIFPVEKHLTPDIVEAGALLGCAEMLRTGTTAFNDMYLIQDATYRAVDRAGLRCLGGEGIFGFPSPAYPDADAGLALVRQLHETWRHNPRIRQCVTPHAVYTTSPELLQRCQALAEELDLPLHIHLAETTTETAQCQQMFGQRPVPYCHGLGLLTPRATVAHAVDLTDDEIDLLASTGTAVAHNPESNMKLASGAAPVPQMLARGIAVGIGTDGAASNNSLNMFTEMTSCAMLHKLRCMDPTCAPAQTVLDMATVGGAAALHWPGLGQLAPGCPADLTALDLSAPNLQPMYNPASHLVYAATGHEVRLTIVAGEVLYQDGRFTRFDYPALVAQMRDVRRWVLDKLGR; encoded by the coding sequence ATGACCCGCCCCTGCGACATCCTCATACAGGCCGCCTGCATCGTTACACAAGACGCCATGCGCACCGTCATCGAAGACGGCGCGCTGGCCGTGGCCGACGGCACGGTACTGGCTGTCGGCCCGCGTGATGCCGTGGCAGCCGCGCACACTCCGGCGCGGGTTCTGGATCTTGGCAACACACTGGTCATGCCCGGACTGGTCAACGCGCATACCCACGCGGCCATGACCTTTCTGCGCGGCGTGGCCGACGACCTGCCGCTGATGGACTGGCTGACGCAGCATATCTTTCCCGTCGAAAAGCACCTCACGCCCGATATCGTGGAAGCCGGGGCACTGCTGGGCTGCGCCGAAATGCTGCGCACAGGCACCACCGCCTTCAACGACATGTACCTGATCCAGGACGCCACCTACCGCGCCGTGGACAGGGCGGGCCTGCGCTGCCTGGGCGGCGAGGGCATCTTCGGCTTTCCATCCCCTGCCTACCCCGACGCCGACGCGGGCCTGGCCCTGGTGCGCCAGCTGCACGAAACCTGGCGGCACAACCCGCGCATCCGCCAGTGCGTCACCCCGCATGCGGTGTACACCACCTCGCCGGAACTGCTGCAACGCTGCCAGGCCCTGGCCGAGGAACTGGACCTGCCCCTGCACATCCACCTGGCGGAAACCACCACGGAAACCGCCCAGTGCCAGCAGATGTTCGGCCAGCGGCCCGTGCCGTACTGCCATGGCCTTGGCCTGCTGACCCCGCGCGCCACCGTGGCCCACGCCGTGGACCTGACGGACGATGAAATCGACCTGCTGGCATCCACCGGCACGGCGGTGGCCCACAACCCGGAAAGCAACATGAAGCTGGCCTCCGGCGCGGCCCCGGTGCCGCAAATGCTGGCGCGCGGCATTGCCGTGGGCATCGGCACCGACGGCGCGGCCAGCAACAACAGCCTGAACATGTTCACGGAAATGACCAGCTGCGCCATGTTGCACAAGCTGCGCTGCATGGACCCCACCTGCGCCCCGGCCCAGACCGTGCTGGACATGGCCACCGTGGGGGGCGCGGCGGCCCTGCACTGGCCCGGCCTTGGCCAGCTTGCCCCCGGCTGCCCGGCGGACCTGACCGCGCTGGACCTTTCCGCCCCCAACCTGCAACCCATGTACAACCCGGCTTCGCACCTGGTGTACGCCGCCACCGGGCACGAAGTGCGCCTGACCATTGTTGCGGGCGAGGTGCTGTACCAGGATGGCCGGTTCACCCGCTTCGACTACCCCGCCCTGGTGGCCCAGATGCGCGACGTGCGCCGCTGGGTGCTGGACAAGCTGGGCAGGTAG
- a CDS encoding PxxKW family cysteine-rich protein, which yields MSATSNVLAGATKTADGVVMNGITLQPIVEQCEGCERIRLFEEEKFCGSYPMPERKWAGGKCNFATHIKTQAAAAAKVNPLKASKRAAKGR from the coding sequence ATGAGCGCAACGAGCAACGTCCTTGCTGGTGCCACCAAGACGGCCGACGGCGTGGTGATGAACGGCATCACCCTCCAGCCCATCGTCGAACAGTGCGAAGGCTGTGAACGCATTCGCCTTTTCGAAGAAGAAAAGTTCTGCGGCAGCTACCCCATGCCCGAACGCAAGTGGGCGGGCGGCAAGTGCAACTTCGCCACGCACATCAAGACGCAGGCCGCTGCCGCCGCCAAGGTCAACCCCCTCAAGGCGTCCAAGCGCGCTGCCAAGGGCCGTTAG
- a CDS encoding M20 family metallo-hydrolase, which translates to MPHRIISALDARRDAVIELQRELTSRPALGPESGGEGERAKADWLLDHLRAIGVTDIEQINAPDSRVPCGHRPNIIARVPGASPRTVWVLAHMDVVPPGDPTLWDGDPWTLRVDGDVLYGRGVEDNQQAIVSGLLVARELLEQGVTPPLSLGLAFVADEETGNARGMAHVAAVRPDLFRPDDLIVVPDFGDSDGTMIEVAEKSMLWLRVAVTGRQCHASTPDEGVNSLSAAAALILRIRHLNERFPDADPLFNPATSTFVPTKKEANVPNVNTVPGSDVFYVDCRVLPRYDLDEVVTAMRGLADEVEREHGVTIAISQVLREQAAPPTSPDAEVVTRLRAAIRDVYGVTARPAGIGGGTVAAIVRRMGLSAAVWSKLVPNAHVPNEATRVSCNIGDAKVIATMLFEGGK; encoded by the coding sequence ATGCCGCACCGCATCATTTCCGCCCTTGACGCCCGCCGCGACGCCGTCATCGAACTGCAACGCGAACTGACCAGCCGCCCGGCCCTGGGTCCGGAAAGCGGCGGCGAAGGCGAGCGCGCAAAGGCCGACTGGCTGCTTGACCACCTGCGCGCCATCGGCGTGACCGACATCGAGCAGATCAACGCCCCCGACTCCCGCGTGCCCTGCGGACATCGCCCCAACATCATCGCCCGCGTGCCCGGCGCATCTCCCCGCACCGTCTGGGTGCTGGCCCACATGGACGTGGTGCCCCCCGGCGACCCCACCCTGTGGGACGGCGACCCGTGGACCCTGCGCGTGGACGGCGACGTACTGTACGGACGCGGCGTGGAGGACAACCAGCAGGCCATCGTCTCCGGCCTTCTGGTGGCGCGCGAACTGCTGGAGCAGGGCGTCACCCCGCCCCTGTCGCTGGGCCTGGCCTTCGTGGCCGACGAAGAAACCGGCAACGCGCGCGGCATGGCCCACGTGGCTGCCGTGCGGCCCGACCTGTTCCGGCCCGACGACCTCATCGTGGTGCCCGACTTCGGCGACAGCGACGGCACCATGATAGAGGTGGCGGAAAAGAGCATGCTCTGGCTGCGCGTTGCCGTTACCGGCAGGCAGTGTCACGCCTCCACCCCCGATGAAGGGGTGAACTCCCTTTCCGCAGCCGCCGCGCTCATCCTGCGCATCCGCCATCTGAACGAACGCTTCCCCGACGCGGATCCGCTGTTCAATCCGGCCACCTCCACCTTCGTGCCCACCAAGAAAGAAGCCAACGTGCCCAACGTGAACACCGTGCCCGGATCGGACGTGTTCTACGTGGATTGCCGCGTGCTGCCCCGCTACGATCTGGACGAGGTCGTGACCGCGATGCGCGGGCTGGCCGACGAGGTGGAGCGGGAGCATGGCGTGACCATCGCCATCTCGCAGGTGCTGCGCGAACAGGCCGCCCCGCCCACCAGCCCGGACGCGGAAGTGGTCACCCGGCTGCGCGCGGCCATCAGGGACGTGTACGGCGTCACCGCCCGTCCGGCTGGCATCGGCGGGGGCACCGTGGCCGCCATCGTGCGGCGCATGGGCCTTTCCGCCGCCGTATGGTCCAAGCTGGTGCCCAACGCCCACGTGCCCAACGAGGCCACGCGCGTGTCGTGCAACATCGGCGACGCCAAGGTCATCGCCACCATGCTGTTCGAGGGCGGCAAGTAG